TTGAGAAATTGTCTTCTTAATGCGAAGTGCTGTCAGTCGAGCTGCCCCATTGGTGAACCAGCACTCACGCATGATTCGGCCCATAAGTCTGAGCGCCTTAAGAAAGGACAaatcaagaattttaaaaaaaattattcccaCACTGCAATATTTTTGATCTGGTATAAATGTTGCCAGGGCTCAAGAAAATGATTCAAAAATTTTgatcaatgtttatttattattcacaTATTCTGGCTGTATACCCTAATTTTCATTCATGGAATGAACATACATGCCTCATCCTTTCCTCAATAACCTCCTGTGCACCCCAAAAAGTTATTCTGGTGAGAGCTGAGATATACACtagaataggggtgtcaaactcatggtgtcatgttgtcatcatgtgatgtatcatgactaTTCCCCCCTTTGCTTAAAGGGGAGGCGCATGGCCAGCGTGTGACTGGCGCATCCGGCCTATGGGACTGAGGGTTTTACATCCCAACTCTAGAACAACATGCAAAAAAGACTGTCTGCGAAAGGAAGAAACCCaatgaaaaataagaaatatttatttgttcaaaGGAATGTGACTTTCATTCCTCCACCTATAACTTTGGATCCATGTCTAGATTCatacactgaaaaataaataGCAGCTTTACAAGTAGATAAGCTGGCGATTAAATGATATAGTGATGGTCATCCACTTGGATGGCTTTAAATGGACAAATTCATGGAAAACACTGCCATTACCATGTATGTGTTGATTCGATTTATACTTCTTTTCTACTCAAGCTTTTACTCAAGCACGTACTAACTATATCTCCAATTGGCTTTGCAATACCAGTTGCTTAAGGACATGAACAGAAAAGGGTTGTGGCCATCGTCTCCTGCTTTGGGCAATTGGTGGCACTCCAGTCTTTGTCAGGAGCACCTTCCTAGAGAAGTCCCAAGTGATCAGAGCTGTTGTTTAGCCACATCTGGGGTTCTACAGATTGCCCACCCCTATTTTCCATAACTGAATATAGACTTTGATCTGATCCAGTGTTGCTTTCCTTATATTTGTACATACGGTACATTTCATACACAACATCAACAGTGCTGCCTAAAAGTTTCCCTCAGCCAATATTCCCAGAAATATAGGTGATATAGAAACGGGATTTCCAGTTGTCCTCCTTTTTGTCCTCATGTCCTCTGTCCTGTCCTTTTTATCCTTCTGTCTTCCATCTACCCTAAATTCAGGATCACCTTTTCTCTGCAGTGCGGCACTTCCCTAATAAATGCTACTAGCAAGTTAACAAGTTCTTCTGACCTTAATTGTGACTTAAAGGGTCGATTAATACTCTCCCGGGGCTTGCACAGCTGCCTGAAATTGGCAAAACCTTAATCAGTTACACACTGTCTAACCACACTAGCATAGTGTCTTCCTTGAAACATCAGCCTTTCTAATGTTGGAAAAAGGACTTTcacagtccttcgggattgggcggcatagaagttgaataaataaatatacatgtaGGCCTAAGTACTCCCCCCCCTCCAGTTTTACACTTTTGGTTTATTAAGGGAAGTTAAAAAGATAGCATATCCTCCTATCTCTATTTGTACTTCTTTCCAATTGTCCGTGTCCTCATTTGCCTGTTCAGCTGGTgcctttagatcaggggtgttaaactcacatTGTTGTGGCATCGTCGTGTGGCGTATCACcacttttccccccttcgctaaattGGGCATAGGCATAgccagtgcatgacacatctgATCCataggccatgagtttgacagccctactTTAGATAGATTAGCACTTTCTTATTTTAGGATGAAATTTAGGAATGTGAAGGTACAAAAGGCACCCAAATTTAAACCCTGCTTTACACCGTGTCTCTTTTATGTTGTTAGAGAATATTGAAAATGTACAACTTTTTAAATATGAAGATGATGAAGTTACCTCACAGCTTTGCCACTGATTTGGAATATTTGGTCTCAGCTTTTGTTCACAGATTGCCTTTTTCATCTCTTCTATTGAAGGATCAGAAGACACAGCATCGTAATAAGGTAACTGGTACTCTTCCACAATTCCTAAGAAAGTAATGAGGTACAAATAGATTTTTGCATATTAGTATCATTTCAAATGTTGTAGGAAACAGGTTTTAGAATGTTTAGAACTGTAATAATCATCAACTTCCTAACACAACTTTCTGTTGCAAACTTGTCCTAACTTGGTGTGTCCAAATATGGTGGTGATAGAACttcctgcatgcacagaagcaaaaaccagcaaaaaaaaaaaagcccaaaacaaggtgGTGGTGTCCACAAAatggcactgacagaactggctctgtgatgtcatcactggtttactaacagttagaactggtaggaacctacctctggagGTCCAggaaagaaatggggattttgcagtaatcttcccctggaatgggcagggaatggaaattttaaagTATCCTTCCCCACCAAGccaaccatgcccaccaagccatgcccacaaaaccatagaaacatagaagactgacggcagaaaaagaccccatggtccatctagtctgcccttatactattttctgtattttatcttaggatggatatatgtttatcccaggcatgtttaaattcagttactgtggatttatctaccacgtctgctggaagtttgttccaaggatctactactctttcagtaaaataatattttctcatgttgcttttgatctttcccccaactaacttcagattgtgtccccttgttcttgtgttcactttcctattaaaaacacttccctcctggaccttatttaaccctttaacatatttaaatgttttgatcatgtccccccttttccttctgtcctccagactatacacattgagttcattaagtctttcctgatacgttttatgctcaagaccttccaccattcttgtagcccgtctttggacccgttcaattttgtcaatatctttttgtaggtgaggtctccagaactgaacacagtattccaaatgtggtctcaccagcactctatatagcgggatcataatcgccctcttcctgcttgttatacctctagctatgcagccaagcatcctacttgctttccctaccgcctgactgcactgttaacccatgagactgtcagaaatcactacccctaaattattctcttctgaagtttttgctaacacagaattgccaatacaatactcagattgaggattccttttcctcaagtgcattattttacatttggaaacattaaactgcagtttccattgctttgaccagtagtacaaaaattgaatcccatcactgcatCAGTTTCGAAAAGTGTCCACCCCTATTGTCCAAATTCAGAGAAGTAATAGCAATATAAAAGTTTATTCCCGCTTAGTGTTCAAATCAGTGTTGCCAAAACTTACTTCTCTGTGATTTGAAATCACCTGAAATTGTTATGAATTAAGAGTTGTCTTGCTTTCATtcaaggggtgggttctacttacctttcccaCTAGTTCGCAACATGATGAAAGTGCACATTTTGCATCCCCTCGTTATAatccttttattttaaaagctcTTTAAAAACAGGTTATGCATTTTTGTATAATTAAATGTAGTACATCACGTCTAAAGTGAATCAAAAATTCAGTAAGAAGCAAAAGGTTTGGTTCAGTCTAAGTAGCCTTAAAAAGGGGAAAGGGTCATACCTCCATCTAAGCACCTTCTGCATATTTCCCAAAACACCAGTCCAAGAGAATAAATATCTGCACGCTTGAAAGACTCAAAGTTATTTATGTTCATTGTATCATCAAGTATTTCTGGAGCCATGTACCTTTCAAACACAGAGACAGTGAAACTCGGAGATTTATTGATGAAAGGGAAATTGGAAGTAATCGCAGTTAATGAGAATTTAATTAGCATTTCCAATATACAGCAGTATAATTACAGGAAGCTTAATTCAAATGGACAATACATGTGATGTTTTTAAGTAAGTGAATGCATTTGAGAGGAAAAATTCAGGGTATTATTCAAATTTTCCCCATATCCCACTTTAGCAGTTTCCTTATAATCAATCTGAATCACACACAAAGAAAAGGAACAAATAGTTCCCAAATAAAACATTGATCATCAATTTACCATAATGCAAAACAAAATAGGCGCTCCCACATTAGGTGCAGATCAGTTTGAGACATGTTCAATTTACTTGATTGTTTACATAAAAAGGTTTCAATAAATTCAATTACTTTCAAATGGACATAGGAAGAATGATTCATTCACCTATTTGTCTCTCTGAAGCTACAATTTTCTTTGGTAGGACATACCCATGTTCCTTTTATAATAAATTACTGCTCTGTTTTTGCTCCTAAGATATGGAGGGAAATAACCCCAACACAATTACTCACAATCCCTGATTATTATTTAAGGAAATGCCTTATTTGATTTCAAAAGGCCATAGAGTTTACCAAGGCAAAACAACTAGATTGAGTCATACAAAAATAGTTTTTGAAGACTCACAAGGAGAAAATAACAGTATTTTGATTCTTCCTGGCCAGACATATAGGGCTACAGATCATGTGATAATTAAAAATGCTCAACAACAAAGTTGAAAAACAAAATTAGAGAATAATTTACAAGACTGCACAACTCTGGGGACCTATCACTAAAATGAAGAGGGAAAATTTGCAAGAGATCATTTGTTCAACACAAATGAGTTTTATGCTCATATCACAATTTTataaatactttacttttttgaCTGTCTTACCTCTTGGTTCCTACTCTAGGATTCTGTGGTATGTCAATTGTGTTTAATAGCGAATCATGCTTCACAGCTAGCCCCAAGTCAGCAATAGCGCAGCTTTCATTCCTTTTGACTAGAATATTTTTAGATTTCAAATCTCTGTGTGAAATAGCTGGCTTTCCTTTGAAGcacaaaatatatacagtaacaaatgttAGGTACAGCTGGTTTACTTAACAGAAAACACACATTATACTGGCATTCAGGTCTTAGTATTAATACAATATGTCAACACTaatgagaaatgaaataaaatattttttctatttgaGAAAGCAAGATTCCTGACTGAGTGGCTACTTCTACTGATTTTTCAAGTGAGAACAGACAGAAATCCCAACAGTCTTTGTTGCTTAACCTGAAATGGTTAGAAGCCTTGCAATAAAATTAGCATATGTAGTCCTAAAACAGATTCTTCAGGCACAGTCATAACATTTTGTATACAAGTGCAACTAGGAGAGTTTAAAACAGCAGGAAAACCTGGTTTTTCTTTTAAGGGCTACTTAAAAATGCTCTTCCAGCAGGAGTTACTATTCCAAGAGAAACCCAGATTGCACAAAACATCAAGGTCAAAAGAAACAAGGATGGATGCAGACCCAACCACACATCCTCTCTTGGGCAGCCTTgggcagccaggagggacatgagtCTAACTATGGCCAAACCAACAGTTACAAGAACCCTGTTCACTTCCTCGGGGgttcaaactcctcccagataacCATACAAAACTCAGACTCTGCAACTTCTCTTGGATCTGCATCAAAGTTGGAGTTCAATGTAGAACACATCTGAGCAATTTTGCCCACCAGATGTTCAGCATAACTGGCAGTGACCCTTGTACCCAGAAATACACACTCCTAAGACCATATGAGTTACCCAAAATAGGGTGACTGGTCAGTTATCAGTGGATgcaacatatttgtttgtttgcttgtttctttAGTCAAGtaatattggaggtatgtaaagatataataatatgtatatacatgatactagtaaaaagaaaaataagaaaaaacattagatataataatattcataaacATGATGCCTTTTGGTGCTGGAAGATGTGGTAGAGCAAGTGAACAGACCACCTCAAATCCAAGAATTACGATAGTAATGGGATGGGTGGGGGAATTCTAACTCTACTCTGGCTTCAGCCAAAATGgcacaaagtggggaaaaatgctGGCTCAGATGTTAAAATCGACAGCCTTCATGCATTGGGCAGAAAGGGTCGAGTGGAGATGTCTGCCTCTCAATTTCATCTCTCCCATGAGATTTTGTGAAATAAAGCTCCACATATATCTAGATTTGCATCGAGATTTCACTAGAATCTCAGAAAGCTAAGTGTTGTAGGGTTGGGACTAGTCACTGTTTTAATAAAATATCAAAATGGAAATCCAAGGACTTTAGAGGAGGAAAGCAAAAGTCTTCTATCCTGGAGACAGGCAATCTCTCAACGGACATATCCTTGATGCCCCCAGGAACCAAGTTCAAGGTGAAAGAAACTTTATTCTAGCAATTGTTTATGCAATACTTATAAATATATCCGTGTTAATTCAAGTAGTACAAAAGGAAAACGGGACatgaaaaaagatagcaagatagCAATAccaagagcatttagacttacatactgcttcatatTGCTTTACAGCAAGTGGTTTACAGATACAGCTCCCAAGAATCCAGCTTCTCCTTTTACTGGccccaaaaggatggaaggctgagtcaaccatcaGCTGTTGGGACCTgagctgccaaactgctggcagcactGCATTtcaaccagagatgggttcctcccagtttggactgttttgcctgaactggtagcgacccgctggcaatgtcacgatgacatcaccgAACAGCatcagtcagtgccagtccgtgggtccaccatctttttttattttatttttttagaatttttaaaaattattattattttccttctgagcatgcacagaagccgagttatGGCACTGTACTGCATGTGgccaccatctctctctctctctctctccctctctctctctctctctctttatttatttttgatttttagtacTATGCATGGCCGTGCAGTGTGGGAGggagcgaactggcagcgaggtaagttggaatccacccctgattccaaccactgtgccactgcagTCTTTaagataaagattttctttatgatCATATGGAATTTTAATAATTGGTCACATGTCAATCCCAGATTGTAAATCAGAGGGAGGAGCAAATAATACTCAATCTAATGAAGACACCACCTCTTCTAAAATTGGTAGGTATTATGGTACTGCTGGAAGAGGAAGGCAATTATTATTCCTGGTTAAATCGATATGTGGATGTCGATTAAGTTGAGTTAAGCTTGGTTGCCCCAATAAACCTATCCCTCTGGCTTCTCTTCAGATTATCCCTAAATCTTATGACTTCAACACAAAGAAAACTGTACTGAAAAGAGTTATTATACCTTGGGTTCCAACGATTTCCATGTGCAGATGTGCTAGACCACTGGCTATGGAAAATGTCAGCTTAATCATTTCATCGGCTGTCACAGTGTTGCTGTTTAAGTAGTCAAACAAAGAGCCCTGCTCATAATAATCCGTTACAAGCCATAGTTGAGTCCAGGTCCCATTGTCTACagagaaatgatttttttaaaaaaacatgtaggTTTAATCATTCTGAGGTTTGTGAGATTTACATAACCTGTTAATTTTTTATAGGAAAGATTTGGCAATACTAATATGGCTTTATAAAACATACTAGAATGAAATTTCACATATAAAAGCATCAATCCTCAACACTGCAGAGTAAGTCTCAATGAATGCagaggctgatttccaaataaacatgcatgggatGAGCTATAGTTATGAGCATAAGATTTATTTGTGAAAATCAGTCCATTAGGGGACGGGCAGACAGGAGAATGTTTTGACCATTTATGTGTCTTGTAGTTCATCTGCCTCTTTATAGGACTTAAACTGTTATGCTAAAGTACAGCCACGCTAACTGTTTCCTTAGATAGCATCTTTACAAATGCATTGATATGCTGCTGCTACGTGTCATGGATCCTTCTATtcaaagacaaagagaaaaatgATAGTAAAATTGTAactatcttctttttttaaaaaaaatcaccaaacttTTATAAACATCCATATGAAAACATCCATACTTATCCACTTCTGTCATATACAGATCTTGTATTATTCCAACAATATCAGTAATCATCTGAATGCTTTCAGTATTAAATCAAATTTGTAAGTTATACAAGTCTTATAAAGTAGAGTAGTAATTGTCCAAATTATATATCCTTCCAACATTGTCCAACATTGACCTATTGTAGTctaatttatttcctttcttttctttattctttttttccctttcaac
This genomic window from Erythrolamprus reginae isolate rEryReg1 chromosome 1, rEryReg1.hap1, whole genome shotgun sequence contains:
- the ACVR1C gene encoding activin receptor type-1C isoform X2, producing MLTNGREEVIKACVSLPQLKAQIFCHGSKNVARRECCFTDFCNNVTIYLPTGQEPSNKSKLGPVELTVVITIPVCVLSIVLLLVAYTCQGHLCRRRKKKRRSNIEEPLSECNLVNPGKSLKDLIFDMTTSGSGSGLPLLVQRTIARTIVLQEIIGKGRFGEVWRGKWCGEDVAVKIFSSRDERSWFREAEIYQTIMLRHENVLGFIAADNKDNGTWTQLWLVTDYYEQGSLFDYLNSNTVTADEMIKLTFSIASGLAHLHMEIVGTQGKPAISHRDLKSKNILVKRNESCAIADLGLAVKHDSLLNTIDIPQNPRVGTKRYMAPEILDDTMNINNFESFKRADIYSLGLVFWEICRRCLDGGIVEEYQLPYYDAVSSDPSIEEMKKAICEQKLRPNIPNQWQSCEALRLMGRIMRECWFTNGAARLTALRIKKTISQHCGQNSKA